Part of the Pirellulales bacterium genome is shown below.
GTGGCGGAAGCAATCGATGGTGTGGTCGTTCACCATGCCCACCGCCTGCATGTGGGCGTACACCACCGTGGGGCCCAGAAATTGAAAGCCCCGTTGTTTGAGGTCTTTTGACCAGCGGGCGGCAACGTCGTCGAAGGCGGGCACCTCTTTCATCTTGCGAAATCGGTTCACGATGGGGCGGCCCTCGACCCAGCTCCACATGTATTTGGCAAACGTGCCAAACTCTTCGCGCACTTCCAAAAAGCGCTGCGCGTTATTCACCGTGGCCTTGATTTTGGCCCGATTGCGCACAATGCCGGCATCGTTCACCAATCGCTGGAGGTCGCGCGCGGTGAAGCGGGCCACTTGGCGA
Proteins encoded:
- a CDS encoding DNA-3-methyladenine glycosylase I produces the protein MPKPLRCPWPPLDDPLYVAYHDTEWGVPLHDDRKLFEFLVLEAFQAGLSWRCVLHKRENFRRAFAKFDYRQVARFTARDLQRLVNDAGIVRNRAKIKATVNNAQRFLEVREEFGTFAKYMWSWVEGRPIVNRFRKMKEVPAFDDVAARWSKDLKQRGFQFLGPTVVYAHMQAVGMVNDHTIDCFRHREVQKPARK